The Sediminispirochaeta smaragdinae DSM 11293 genome has a segment encoding these proteins:
- a CDS encoding DUF192 domain-containing protein: MRLTVRFLFGFCFFLVLLSGCKGEQTVKLLIGAKEFTLEVADDQQERVKGLMFREKLSEDRGMIFVFEHDQLLGFWMKNTEIPLSIAYLDGSGTIVDILPMIPHDLQPVYSSRSVRYAIELNRGAFETAGVREGDRIDLAPLTSRQP, encoded by the coding sequence ATGAGGCTAACTGTAAGGTTTCTCTTCGGCTTCTGTTTTTTCCTTGTACTGCTTTCCGGCTGTAAGGGGGAACAAACCGTCAAGCTGCTTATCGGCGCGAAAGAATTTACCCTGGAAGTCGCAGATGATCAGCAGGAGCGGGTCAAGGGTTTGATGTTTCGCGAAAAACTGTCCGAGGATCGAGGCATGATCTTTGTTTTTGAACACGATCAGCTGCTCGGATTCTGGATGAAGAATACCGAAATTCCGCTCTCCATTGCCTACCTCGACGGCTCAGGTACCATTGTCGATATTCTGCCGATGATACCGCATGATCTGCAACCGGTATACTCTTCAAGGTCGGTCAGATATGCCATAGAGCTGAACCGCGGAGCATTCGAGACTGCCGGTGTAAGGGAGGGAGATCGCATCGATCTTGCTCCCCTGACATCGCGGCAGCCTTAA
- the xseB gene encoding exodeoxyribonuclease VII small subunit codes for MKSFEERMARLEELNDQLRKGSLSLAEAMATFEEGMDLAKGLEKELSKIERRIEILVNEPEAPDETPNLELFGQ; via the coding sequence GTGAAAAGCTTTGAAGAACGGATGGCCCGACTTGAAGAACTAAATGATCAACTGAGAAAAGGGAGCCTTTCCCTGGCTGAAGCGATGGCAACCTTCGAAGAGGGAATGGACCTTGCAAAGGGGCTTGAAAAGGAGCTTTCGAAGATAGAACGGAGGATCGAAATACTCGTCAATGAACCGGAAGCCCCGGACGAAACACCGAACCTGGAGCTTTTCGGGCAGTAG